TCGAACTCGGGCGGTGTCACGAGGTAGATCTGCGGCGCGGCGGCGGTGTCGGTCATCGTCAGGTCCCGTCTGGTCAGGGGGTCTCATATCGGCTCCAACCGCCTTTGGCCATGGGATTTGTGGGGTCCCGCACCGGTCCGGGGCCTTGCCCGCGCGCCGCGCCTTGTCTAGGCAGGCGCGACCCGAAACCCCGGAGGATCCCATGGCCACAGGCACCCCGCAACCGGCCTTCGTGCTGGTGCGCCCGCAGATGGGCGAGAACATCGGCTCCGCCGCGCGCGCGATGTGGAACTTCGGCCTCGACCGGATGCGCCTCGTCGCGCCGCGCGACGGCTGGCCCAACCCCTCTGCCGTGGCCATGTCCTCGGGCGCGGGGCGGCTTCTGGACGAGGCGCAGCTGTCCGAGGACATCGCGGGCGCGGTGGCCGATTGCACATGGGTTCTGGCCACCACCGCGCGCCCGCGCGACATGACCAAGACCGTCTACACCCCCGAGGCCGCCATGGCCGAGACCGCGCGCCGCATCGCGGCGGGCGAGAAGGTGGCCGTGCTCTTCGGGCCGGAGCGCGCGGGGCTGGAGAACGAGGACATCGCGCAGGCCAACGCCATCGTCTCGGTCCCGGTCAACCCGGCCTTCGCCTCGCTGAACCTCGCGCAATGCGTGCTGCTCTGCGCCTACGAATGGCAGCGGGCGACCGGCGAGGCGGATCCCGTCGTCGAAGCGCTGGCAGGCACCGAGATCGCCGCGCAGCACGAGGTCGACCACCTCGCGCGGCACTACGAGGAACGGATGGAAGAGGCGGGCTTCTTCTTCCCCGCCACCAAGGCCCCGGCGATGAAGCTCAACCTGCGCAACATGTGGTCGCGGATGCCGCTGACCCGCGCCGACGTGCAGATGCTGCACGGGATGATGCGTCAGATCGTGCGCTGGAAAGACAAAGGCGCGGACTAGCGACGACGGTGCGACCTGAGGGCGACGGCGCGGGCTGAACAAACGCGGACGGGCGACAAAAAAAGCGGACTGAG
This region of Ponticoccus alexandrii genomic DNA includes:
- a CDS encoding RNA methyltransferase, with protein sequence MATGTPQPAFVLVRPQMGENIGSAARAMWNFGLDRMRLVAPRDGWPNPSAVAMSSGAGRLLDEAQLSEDIAGAVADCTWVLATTARPRDMTKTVYTPEAAMAETARRIAAGEKVAVLFGPERAGLENEDIAQANAIVSVPVNPAFASLNLAQCVLLCAYEWQRATGEADPVVEALAGTEIAAQHEVDHLARHYEERMEEAGFFFPATKAPAMKLNLRNMWSRMPLTRADVQMLHGMMRQIVRWKDKGAD